A section of the Candidatus Coatesbacteria bacterium genome encodes:
- a CDS encoding transcriptional repressor has translation MASGNPDSNRDLVNELHRRGLRCTRNRHRLLRLLENSPRPLSRSELLDRLQPPPDRVSLYRALRDLEAAGLLRAVNTPEGRRWGLRSRPHAHFTCNVCGRALCLEDTRPPEVALPPGYRAEAVELHVSGVCPRCRAGR, from the coding sequence ATGGCCTCAGGCAACCCCGACAGCAACCGCGATCTCGTCAACGAGCTGCATCGCCGCGGTCTGCGCTGCACCCGCAACCGCCACCGCCTGCTGCGCCTGCTGGAAAATAGTCCGCGTCCCCTCTCGCGCAGCGAACTCCTCGACCGCCTTCAGCCGCCGCCGGACCGGGTCTCGCTCTACCGCGCCCTGCGCGACCTCGAAGCCGCCGGACTGCTGCGAGCCGTCAACACCCCCGAGGGCAGACGCTGGGGACTGCGCAGCCGCCCCCACGCCCACTTCACCTGCAACGTCTGCGGACGCGCCCTCTGCCTGGAAGACACCCGACCGCCCGAGGTCGCGCTGCCGCCGGGCTACCGGGCCGAAGCCGTCGAACTCCACGTCTCCGGTGTCTGCCCGCGCTGCCGGGCGGGCC